DNA sequence from the Gadus morhua chromosome 21, gadMor3.0, whole genome shotgun sequence genome:
GGCATGAACTTTGAGTGGAACCTGTTTGAGTTCACGCTCCGCGACTGCGAGGCCCTGGCGAGAGCGCTCAAGTCCTGCCACACCTTGAAGGTAATCAGAatgtttgtggttgttttttcGAAAACAGCAGCAATGCTCTCGCTCAAACATaacgaaaaaacacaaaacatgtgtTTTAGTCTACGGTACTGATAATGGTAATGTTCCACATTTGATCGAATCGGTTTATTCTTGGCAGATCCCCAGTTGGCCATACTTATCGGAAAGGGAAGTCAACTGACCCTCCTGTCTCCCGAAAGCTACATCAATGATCATGTAATCTAAGTTCACTCAGGAATGGAAACCGAGCTTCAAGCACAATGATAGATGATACTCGCTGATGGGAATGCGATAATGTGTCTGAACATCACCCGTGTAAGGTCAAGTCTATACAGCCTCACTGCCTCATCTCCTGCCATGAAGGTCCTGAGGCTTTGCCAGAGCAAAGTGGAGGACGAGCGCTGCCGGATCCTGGCCCTCCACCTGCTGGACCACCCGTCGCTACTCGAGCTGGACCTCTCCCACAACCTCATCGGCGACCGAGGGGCCCGGGCCATCGCCAAGCTGCTGTCCAGGAGCCGCCTGGAGGGCCTCGACCTGTACGACAACGAGGTCGCGGGCCCCGGCGGGCGGGCCATCGCCCACGCGCTGTCCCGGAGCGCCACCCTCCGCAGCCTCAACCTGCGGCTGAACCGGTTGGGGGACGAGGGCGGACGGGCCGTCGGCCAAGCTCTGCTGACCAATCGCACACTCCGCCGGCTGCACCTGGGCGCCAACGAGATGGGAGAGGCCAGCGCCGCCGTGCTGGCGCAGGTGCTGGTCCAGAACGACACGCTGACCAGCATCAACCTCTCCTGCAACAGCCTGGGCGCGGTGAGCTTAAGAAAAGCCCTTTTACCTGCATGCGCCTGGCCTGGTTTAGGACCGAGGCCAGGGCAGTACACTGTGTGGTTGTGCTAAAGCACTGCTTCTAGCAAGTTAGGATGTCTTTAtgttcttctacttcttcctcGTCTTCTACTACTAAACAATGTGTTATTGAAGTGGTTTACACAAAACACTTGAATTCATTgaaggttttatgtgaggcagTAAAGATTTAATTGTCTATATGTAAGCTTTTCTTACCTTTTGAAGCTGTTATCTTTACAAACCTTTTGCACTAGGGAAGACGCATAATTGTTTTGGGAGAAACAATAGATTATTCTAAATTACTCCTGTTGCTTTTGCTTTTGCTTTTACCATTAAATTGCATTGCAGTTTCCAGTAGTTAAGCCATCATGCAGAGGCTATAACTATAGCTAAAATAGGCAATAAATaaatggtggaggggggggatgtgaaAGTGGGTAGGTGTGGATAGTGATGTGGGGTGGGTGGATGAAGTGCTGCAGTCACAGTCATACAGGGATGGTACAGGGAGTTCATGCTGGGGGTGGCGATGGCAGGTGTCGTGCGAAGAGAGATTGAGTGAGATTGCCTACCTACGCTATCTGTGACCGTTACAACCTTTCGACTCCCTGGGAAAGATGGGCTAATAGCATAACAAGGGGGCAAGATGATGATTACgagtgatgtgtgtgcgtgtgtgttatgcCCAGGATGGAGGTAAGATTCTGGAAGACGCGATGTCCCATAACAACGCCGTGACGGAGTTTGACGTCCGACTGACGGAGGTGGGCGAGGGGAGCGAGGCCTTTATCGGCCAGAGGGTGCGAAGCAATCAGGGCAGGGTGCGTGAGCATCCCGCCTGAGAGAACGCCAACGGCAAGTAGACTGTGTGATTCAACACAGTAAAACCTGAACGATGCTCACACACTCATGGTTCCCACCGCTCTTCTGTTCACCTCTTGCGGGGGAGAATGACAAAACGGAATAGAGATTGAATCTTTGAAGAATGCGTGTCATTTTGTCCAATCGTTCCTCCGAGACAAATTGTTTTCATAGACCCCACTAACATGATTGATCGTGTGGCTGATCAATGTTGAGCTGAAATCTGTCCAAATGACCTATCGGCAGACACGGTAGTACGCTGTACATAGGAAGCACTTATGTTTGGTTATTCTTTGTAGGCCTTAGCTTGGTAAAAAATGTAATTCCCAAATATGGGATTTTCCAAAAATATCCAGCTTATCAGAGTGACTCTTGGTGGgaagtaaagacaacacacattCTCCTCTGAGAAAAGCCCTCCACGCATATTTCTGTTCATCTTTACCAGAGTTAGTCCATTTTGAATAATATGGTTTTGATTGCTCTATAGATTGCTACACTTTCCTTGGGTGCCaccatcgttttttttttactcatcaGACTGCGGCGCTCCTTGTTCGTCGTGAACTTAAACTCCCTCCCCCTAGGACTGACTGGGTCTATAATATTTATGTTATCCGAAACGGCTTTCAACAGGCCCAAGGCCAGACCGATCTGCAGAGAGAACAGAATGTGAACTCACAAGACCCTGATGGATTACTGCAACAAATATGGGCTATTTATGACACATGATGTTGGTTAACTCAATACCAAAACATGACACCAGAGCAAAATCATTTGTATGGggtggttttattttatttgagtgtcCCGATTTGAGCCATGACCCTTGCCTGATATCAGAGGGAATGTACAGTAGACATGGTGGCAGTGTAGACATATGTCTCGAAATGTAACTGACCTGCTGTAGAACAGTGACATCCTTTACTGTGCAGCAACAAGCAAAAAGGAAGGCTTTCGATTGTGTGTATCGCAACAGGCAAGATGTTTCATGATCATTTTGAGGTAAGTCTGTATCAAAATGAATTTACAATGCATATAAAATTTGTTTAAGCTACATAAAAGCacataaacaaaagaaaaacatccaGATGCTAGTTTTCTATAATACATATGTGCCCTGTTAAAAAACTACACATTTAGTTATCACTTTTCAGACTCCAGCTTCACAATATATTGATGATACAAACTGGTTTGAAACTTGTTTATAATTCGTCATCAACATTCAGCTTGTACACCAGGTACAATTGTTCTAATCGGACTTCCTTATTTCTCGTATAAAAAAGCAGCTCCAGAGCTACAGATCATGCTGCTAGGTTATGTTATAAAGCAAGGGGGTTTTCCGCCAAAAAGGAACTACTTAGGGGTAGCTTTGCATGTCTGGGTCATCTACACATCGAATGGTTTCACTTTGGACACCTTCAGTTGTAACATGAACTCCACCCGAATATCAGCTTACAGTAAACATTTATGTTGGCTTGTCATATAACCATATCACTGTTGTTGCAAAATAATTCGTAATTATAataaaagagagtgagagagttatCGAGAGACTTGATGTCAGATAGTCCAGGATCAACTGTATATTACGGTAGTCGGGAGATTTTGGGGGCTGCTGTTATTCACTAGGCTCTTATCACAGAGGCAAGCCCGATGAGTGAAGAGGAAAATGCGGACATTAAGTCCATAGTTTCAGACTGACCTTTAACTTAAAGCCTTTTTCCTTTGTTAGGATCATGGGCAATTGTGACAGGGTAACCTCGAATGACTG
Encoded proteins:
- the drc5 gene encoding dynein regulatory complex subunit 5, with product MSKSIDPPVEQINAFGDHGPLRRIIAEDPEWSLALVPPLSILCLQNIVTNFEEKQTIEELLPAHKEYVLGRLPPSLPLHVTANLISDPGYWRRCCVQRWNPCDVSQYGHSWKRMFFEKHLENLLELFIPDVTPPQSILELVPLCRDYVLRLDVSQLLPPIKEPGNPGRERPREEQQQEEEEGEEEQEEEEDAASDVGPSMDHFDFGLLLDQLSRLEELRLVYRVRGCGMNFEWNLFEFTLRDCEALARALKSCHTLKVLRLCQSKVEDERCRILALHLLDHPSLLELDLSHNLIGDRGARAIAKLLSRSRLEGLDLYDNEVAGPGGRAIAHALSRSATLRSLNLRLNRLGDEGGRAVGQALLTNRTLRRLHLGANEMGEASAAVLAQVLVQNDTLTSINLSCNSLGADGGKILEDAMSHNNAVTEFDVRLTEVGEGSEAFIGQRVRSNQGRVREHPA